CGTCAGAATCGCTCAGGCACAGCTCGTAGCCATGGAAATTGACCACAGAAGAGTACTTTTCCATCTGCCCTTCGGCAATTTCCGAGCAAATTTGCTTCTTGATCTTTTCCAGGTCAAATGGCACACTGGCAAAATGTTCTTTGACCACATCGTTGTCCGCTCGCAGACTAAACAAACTATCCCCGCGGACGTGACTCGCTAAATGGGATCGGAGCTCCTGCATGCGCTGGCACTTTAAGCCACACAATTTGCACTGTATTCTCTTCAGTCGCCCGGAGCTGTACAAACGCTCCGCGTATCTCCACTCTTTCTTCAGCTGGAGGGCCTGGCACTTGGCCTCCCGCTTCTCGTGGGAGCGCAGATGGAACGTGTACTTATCCTTGCGCAGAAAGCCCTTGCCACAGGTGTCGCAGACGAACGAGGCCTTCTCGTAATGAATGCGAGCGTGACGCTTCATGTCCCGGAACCAGGAAAACGTTTTGCCACACACCTCACAAGCATGACGGCCTTCGGAATTCCTTGACTGGCTTTTGGCCAGACCAGGAGGACGTCCACGTCGCCGCTTGTTGGTTGAAGTACTGACCTCCTCTTCACTGTCTGCCTGTAGCTTGACTTTACGGGGACGTCGCCGCAATATATAGGGCTGCTGCTCATCCAAATCATCATCTCTGCAGAGCAACAGGTAAAGCAACAATTAAATAAGttgttttttctttaatttttcttACTCACTCATCGTTTGAGAGTGCATCGACGGCCTTCTCATACTCGCTGGCACTTTCTGGCGTCCATTTCAGCTCAACGGAGCTCAACACGCCAGCCGACTCCACATCCACGTCGGACGACCTCTGTGCCTCTCCAGAATCGCTAAAATCTCTTTGCTCCTCGTCAATGTCGATCTCTGTTTTAATCTGCTGCTGTGGTATGTCAATGGGGGTCTCCTCCAGACATTCCCGCAGCCGCACCAGCAGCTCTCCATTGACTTTTCTGGCCTGCTCCACAAAGGCGTAGGCGTTCTCCAGCCTGTCCAAGCAATCTGCGCACAGATGCTGGGGCAGATTGTCGTCAGCATTCTCCAGCAGGGGCTAAACAATATATTCAACGAACGGTATTCTTTTATTGCAATGCAATATAAATAAATGCAAGCACTCACATCGATCTGTGTCAGCTCTTGGAGCACATCATAGAAACTTTTATTCGTGTACTTGTCCAAGGAAGTGGACAGGGGCAGCAAATGGCTGTTTTGCACGGCACACGTACGGCAAATATTGCTAGGCAGCATTTTTACTCCCCCTAAATGTTATTTAAacatatttttaaatataagtTCTTTAAGAaacacgatatctttcacaTGCGATAAAATGATTcaattttcaatattttcgaTGGGTTACAATCGGGTAATCGTTCTCCGTCAAGGATTGCAaaccatattcctcgattttgatattccgctgaatattaccagctatatagaatatttagccatgcccacataattttatccgattaattaAACTATTCTCAacttgactggcttattttaaacacttgcttttattgcattttgcgtaaaaaaaggtttttgcgaaataagtcaaacaaaaaacaaatagcgaaataggtcaatcaAAGCAAACGAAAAGGGAAATtcgttcatattgctcaattttgatattccattgaataatgctgactaactaaatcTTTCAGtaatgcccacataattttatcccattgatgaataaattttctacaagattggattGTTTTTAATCtctgcttttattgtatttgttgtaaaaaaaggtttaatGGAAAAAGTTCACCAAAAAAAGAGTCGCTATGTTGCGTGTaggcctttgtataccctattttgttaattttatatgaataTGAAACGTGATttataaagaccttttctcaaattgatattctttagacatattcaagtacattattagtatcttgtgTATATTTATCTCGATTCTGATACCTACGGAGTCTTGGATGACAAACGTAttcacaattctataacatccatttcccccagggtatgtgtgcatggaattagcaacatgtttgtgtatggaatgagactcattgttgcaatagcgaaactgcggcgaatcGGTTATTGCCTATATTTCAAGCTATATAGATTTGCCCACTTAGCTTTATCAtagataaatgcattttctacaagattgcttCTTTTAATTACCtttatgtattttattttgaccaaaaaacGGTTTTCAAGTAAATGTTGCCGCAACATTTGTTtatggaattagcaacatttgtgtatggaatgggactcattgctGCAAAagcgaactgcggcgaattCAAATTTTGGTCAAGCCCAGtgtgaccctcagaaatataccgtctaatttaaaaaatatactgacgaattccaGCTATAAATATCGATGGTGTTATTGATTAAAAAATTAGTATCGGTGGTTTTATATCGATGGTTTTATATCGATGATTATAAAATTTTCGATATCGATGCTGTTATTGATTATTTtcaaatataccgaaatataccaaaaaataccaaaaattttGCTGTTAGGCGCAATCAGCTGCACTTCCTAACAGTGCTGTTATCGAAAAAACCAGCTTTTCAACACTAAGCCAGGCACAACAGCTGCTATTGATAAAAAATATTGTTGTTGGGAAGCTTTATCAAATCCATTTTTTAAGCTATGACCCGGACCTGCAGAATCTGTGGCGATGCAAATGGGCGTAACTGGATCGAGACGCCGGTGGAGAAGTATGCCGAGAAGACCTTCAATCAGCTATTGCTGGAGCTAACGAAGATTGAGGTGAGCGAAATGGTGGCAGTTCCAATTTCCCACTTAACAAACGGTGTTTTTGCAGTTGACCATGGTCCAGGCCGAGAAGCTGCCCCACTGGTTGTGCTCCAGTTGCTCCCAGAAACTGGAGAGCGCCTACGATTTTGTGTTGCAGGCGAAACAGACGCACAAGCTGTGGCTGCAACAGCTGGAGGATACGGGCCAGATAATGAGCTGTGGGGGGGCCTTGGAGTGTCTGCGGGAGACCCCCATACATCTGTTCGAGATCGAGGGCGTAACCATCAAAACCGAAGCGCTAGAGTCAACGGTTGCAGATGTCGGTAACAGCTCCTCCGATCCTCTAGTCCGCACACGCATCAAAAAGCGTACCGTCTTTCACTTCAGCGATACGGAGGATGACCAGGATGATGTGCCGCTAAGGCATCGCAGGACTGCCAGTCAAGCGAACAGCTCGTCAGCAAAGCTGCACAAGTGCAATCTGTGCGGcaaatccttcagatatatCACAAATCTCTATCGccacaagaaaagagatcacGGCTATCCCGGGCATTCCAAGGGTGAGAGCTCCGAATCAtaccaaaacacacaaaagagCGCCGGGGCAGCGCAAGAAACTTCCAATTTGGAGTAAGTAGATCCCCATTAGAAATGCATGCTGTTTCTGACAATATTTAATTTGAAAATAGACAAAACGATCAtaacgatgatgatgatgataatgataactACTACAAATGCGATCAGTGCGACAAAACCTACAAGCACATAATGGTGCTTATCAAGCACAAGCAGAATGTCCATGAAACCAATCAACTGCCAATCCAATCTGGGCCCAAGCGAAGGAACAGAAGGGACGTGGGTGAAGCAGCAAGTCCAGCTTCTTCCGGGAAATCCATACAACGAACCAGAATCAGCACCGATACCCTGGTCCATAGCCTCATCAAAGCAGTGCAGTAAGATTAAGATAATACCTTGTTTAGTGTTTTTCACTGATATATTTCCATTTCAAGGCTGTCGGATGAGGATGGAAACAGCGGCACCGACAACTATTACAAGTGCGATCAGTGCCACAAATCGTACAAATACATTGTAAGCCTCatcaagcacaagcacaaggaGCATTCGGAAGCTGATAAAAACTGGGACGATGAGGACAATCAACCATTGGCCTCCACATCTGCTCGCGCCTCCGCTGCCTCAGGCTCAGGCTCTCCCACCAAGGCATCGCGAATCAATCGTCGCGTTCAGGGCTTCGATCTGCATCGCTGCGAGCCGAATGGTGCGAAAGAAATTCAGTGCATGATCTGTCTGCGGAAATTCACTAAATTGCGTGAGCTGAGAGATCACCTCAGGTCGCATCCCACCGATTTTAATTTCCAGGCGCACGGTGAGCCTATCGAACGCATTGCCGAGGGCTTTTTCAAGACGGCTGTGGAGTCCACTGTGGAGGGTTTGAAGAGCAGAATTCTGCACGATCTAAGGATGGGTGCCTTCGGACGCTTCTATTCCATTACCAACGAGGCGCGCTACGAGATGAGTCTGGACAGCTCCGACACGGACAGCGACGGCGATGCAGATGTTGTACTAAGGCGAAGCTATGCCTGTGAGCTATGCGACTCCCCGGAGGCCAGATGGCCGCGCAAGTATCAATTGCACGAGCATCACAGGCAGCTGCACACCTGGGAAGAGGCTCCGCATGTCTGCCAGCGGTGCGACTCGCGTTTCCTCAGTCTCCAGCTGCTGGAGCATCATACTATACAGCTCTGCCAGAACACTCTGAAGCGATACATGTGCGACAAGTGCCCGCAGCGCTTCTTTTGGCGAAAAAATCTGCGTGCCCATCTTGTCGAGCACAAGAGCAAGGTGGGATTTATGACCAAATATTAAACCGAATCTAACAAATCTCTACTGTGTTATCCTTCTCAGCAAGACAACTATCCGTGCGACCAATGCCAGCGTAGCTTTCAGGATAAAAGCGCCGTGACCAAGCACAAGCTGATGATGCACCGGGATGAAGCGAATCAACTTATTCCCTGCCGCTGGTGCTCACGGACATTCTATCGTCCCGCCCTCTTGCACAAGCATGTCGAACGGCATGGCTTCACCGGCGAAGATTTGCCTCTTGCAGAGACATTACTGGCCGATGCAGCCAAGCCATTGGGCCCAAAGACTGTCCAGTGCAAGATCTGTGATCTGCAGTTTGTAAGCGTTGCAGATCTGCGCCGTCACAATGCTATGCTGGGCCACAGTGAGCGGATTACCGATTACATGATCAGCACCGAGGCTGGCTTCGAGCTGTTATTGGAGGATACAGATGACAGCGAAGACGACACTACGGGGGGCAGATCCTACTCGTGCGATCTCTGTCAGATGACGTTCCGTCGCCGAAGGGAGATGAGCGAGCATCAGTATTCATTGCACGCATTTGACAAGTTGCCGTATGGCTGCGAGCATTGCATTTATAAGACCGTGGATAAGGTAGGAGTAGTCACTAAACATCAGTGCAAATCATGACATTTCTAATTATTTCGTTAATCCCTTTCAGCTCATGCTGGAGCATCATCTGCGCACACAATGCCTGAACAACGAGAAGCCGTTCAGCTGTTCCCGCTGTAGATACAAGTTTATGTGGAAGGAGAACCTGGAGCAGCACTACACCATTCAGCATTCCAAGCAGCCGCCCACCCAAGAGCAGTCGTCCATGCCCTTAAGGAGAAGGCGACGCTTCAGATATCAATGCCCTCAGTGCTGGCGATCCTTTGTGGCACAGCCCAGCCTCGATAAGCATATAAGGGACATGCATGTGGCCAAGAGGAATCCGGGCAAGAAATACCTCTGCTCCCTCTGTGGCCTGGAGTCGCTGACGCCCAACAAGCTGAATATCCATATGCGTCGCCACAACGGAGAAAAGCCCTTCAAATGCGATCTCTGCGACATGCGCTTCACAGTCCACTACGAGCTAAAGGTCCATCGGCGGAAGCACACGGGCGAGCGGCCCTACCAGTGCACCTTCTGTGACAAGCATTTTGCCCGACCCGACAAACTGAGACGGCATGTCTACATGCACAGCGCTCGTCGCTAGACATGAATCTATTACGTTTAAATAGAGATCCAAAGATGTCTCTCTTTAGATCACTTCCCAAACGCGCCATGGGAAgatcgagagagagaggcaacGAGCTttttaaaaaccaaatctGTGAGATTTATTGAGAATGGGAGGGTGGGATTGTAGTCTCTAAGTCAACCAGTCTGTTTTTGAGAGTAGGCCACATCGCACACGGCACCGCATGGACAGAAGAGACACAAAATGACTAATCAAACAGCCCCGGAATGGGTGAATAAACAGCTTTTTAATGGTTTGCTGGAACAGACCCACGACAATTTCAAGGCAATAACTAATTTTGCCACCAAAGCGGCCATCAGCGAGGGGGAAAACTACCTAACGATCGTGCTGCGTATTCAAATAGGAATGCAACTGCAAGGTAAGCGAGAAGGTGGCTTATCAGCAAGTCTCATTGACTAACAACTCACTGCAGATGATAGCGAAAAGGAGGTCAGCTATATACTGAAGATACCGCTGGTCAACGAGAGTGGGGATGATGAGTTTCACGATTTGTTCATAGCGGAATTTGAGATGTACGATCGTGTAATACCGGAACTGGAGGCCCTCTATGCTAGCAATACTTCACTCTCACCCAGCTTTAAGCCATTGCACATGAAGTTCCCAGAAATGACAACCAAATGCGACTATATCCTCTTGGAAGATTTACGCACGAGGGGCTACAAGAATGCTGAGAGGACTGTGGGTCTGGAACAGTTCGAAGTTGAGGCAGTTCTGAAGAAATTGGCCCAGTGGCATGCCGCCTCTGCCAAGAGAGTCACTGATCTGGGAGAATACGAACAGGGTCTCAGGGAAAGCTACTTTACGCCCGAGCATCTGAAGGTGATTGAAGGATTCAACATGAGTTTTACCGTCCCTTTTCTGGAATGCATGCAGAAGTATGGTCTTGAGCCGGGTCATCTTCTTCTGATAGTGAGTAAGATAACGAAGATGAGgcataaatttaaatttggGATAATCCGCAGAGCGACTACACTTCCCGCCTGACAGATCTCTATATGGAGTTTGGAGCCAACGATCCTGAAGAGCTGAATGTTCTTAATCATGGAGATTTCTGGTGCAACAATTTCATGTTCAAGTACAAAGAGTCTGGGGAAGTAGAGGATGTGTGCTTTGTGGACTTTCAGCTGCCTAAATATGGTAAAAAATATTAACAATCCCTTTTGTAATATTTTGATACATTTTCTCCACTTTTAGGGACACCTGCACAAGACCTATTCTGTCTGCTTATAACCTCGCCAAAGTTCGACATCAAACTAAAGAAGTTTGATTATTTTATAGAGTATTATTATCGGCAACTGGTGGAACACCTTGCTCTTCTGAAATACAAACAAAACGCACCAACATTGTCGCAGCTTCGAGATAATCTCCACAAAAACAGCCTCTGGGGTAAGGCCTTATGGGGGGTTGGGTGTTCATTGTCATGATCATAAATCATGATGGATCTCTTTATTGCAGCGTTCATATGTGCCCAGCGGATGCTGCCCATAGTTCTGATGCCTCCCGACGTGGGCTCAAATATTGGCAATGTCATGGGCGACTCGGAAGAGGCGTCTGCATTCAAGCGTAAGATGTTTCAGTCGCCAGCCTACGTGGAGCAAATCAAAGCCATTTTGCCCTGGCTCATTCAACACTCGTTTATAAGATGAGCGGGTGATTGCAATGGCAAACAGGTTTAGACCCGACCCCTCTCAAAGTATTTAAAGTATTATAATAAATTTTATTGGACACAAGGCAAGCTTTCTTACTCAATCTCATTATTTCCTACGAGGATCGCTTATATGTAGATCGCCCCATTCATAATATGATGAGGAAAGTATCCCCCCAAATATTTCAATGCCATACATGATCAGAAATGGTGGAGAGTGCTTTAGTTATTGAGAGAGATGATTCAATTGAATTGCTGAAGCTTTTCGAAGCCGAttggagaggagaggagaccGAGAGAAAGCTCTGGCTATCTGCGATTTGTTCTTGGTGGTCGGTCTATGATAGCTAGAAACCGATAATTACCAAAGCTCTAGAGCTAGAGTCGGTACGCTGCGAACACAAAGCTATATAAAGCTGAATATAAAACTATCAGCTTCTACCCGACTGGCGGCAGTCCACAAAACCCTGTCCAACCAGGCGTATACTTGATTTGCGAGTGTAAACTTTTGTGCGAAACGAATTTCAACAATATGGCGGCCAGCAAAGTACCCGACTGGATAAATGCGGAAATATTTGAAGATGTTCTCAAGTCAACGGTGCCTGGCTATTCCAAAGTGAAGACCTTCAAGGCTGACAGTGGCTCTGCCGCGGGAGAAAACTACGCAACGATCATGCTGCGTGTCAACATCGAAGTGGAGCTGGAAGGTAATATCCCTTGCCGCTGGAGTGGTGAATTTCCTCCATTTCAAACTTATCTTTTTTCAGATGGAAAAGCCAAGGATGTTTCGTACATGGTGAAGCTGCCCCATCAGCTTGAGTTTTACCAGGAAATGATGAAGAAGACCAACATTTTCGAGACTGAACGCTTGATGTACAATGACGTTGTTCCCGAGATGGAGGCGCTGTACAAGGCAGTGGGCGTAGATTTGATTTTCGGTGCCAGGAGCTACGATTTCAAAGGAGCCAAGAGCGATTATGTTCTGCTGGAGGATCTGGGCCCAAAGGGATTCAAAAATGCTAACCGTCTGGAGGGATTGGATCAGACGCACACGGAAAGAGTTCTGAAGAAGTTGGCACAATGGCATGCGGCCTCGGCCGTGCGTGTGGCCACGAAGGGCTCATATCCGGAGATACTTACCATGGGCTTCTTCAAGGAGGAAAGCAAGCCCATGATGACCGAAATGATTAATGGAATGATGGCGAGATTCCTCAAGGTCTGTGTTACCTTCGAGGGCCACGAGGAGTGGATAGAACAGATTGTAAGTAACCAAATATAATCCTGGAAAAGGTAATTCTGGAAGGTATAGCTGATATCCCACCTCGCCAATTCCAGAAAGCACTTATTCCCGCATCCATAGATGAAATGTACAAAATGGCCAAGATCGATCCCCAAGAGTTTAATGTTCTGAACCATGGAGACTCTTGGTCCAATAACATAATGTTCCAATACGATGCCTTCGGTACGATTAAGGAGGTGTATCTTGTGGATTATCAGATTCCCAAGTACGGCACAGTGGCCCAGGATCTGTTGTACTTCCTGCTTTCGTCCACCAGACTGGAGGATAAGCTGAGCAAATTCGATTACTACATCAAGTTCTACCACGACAGTCTGATCGAGAACTTGAAGATCCTTAAGTACACGAAACCCTTGCCCACGTTGCGAAGCATTCACTTGGCCCTATTGAAATATGGAGTTTTCGGTAGGTCAATCTATAATAAACTCTTTAATGTTCATAATAACACTCTCAATTCCAGGTTACTCCGTTGTAACTGGAGTTATGAGTGCAGTTCTGTTGGATCCTACGGAGAATGCCAGCTTTGAGAACTTCGTGGGCGACAGTGCGGCCGGGGAGGCCTTCCAGTTGCAGTTGTATACCAATCCTCGCTACCGCAAGCATATCCAGGCTATCCTACCCTGGCTCCTCAACCGTGGGGCCTTGGAGATCAGTGCTCCAATAAGCCAATGACAATTTACAAAATGTATGCCCATTTTGCGATAGAATTTAACGCAACCGACCGACCGTGTGATAATGCTGATACTGATAACTGTTTTTTTTGATAATGTGCATACACAAGTAttaataaaaaactaaaattatTCTCCAAACCTAAATCGATAACGGGTTTTACAATCGAATCAGTTTGCCAAAAGTCATTGTGAATCGTATTTTGGGTCGATGGGAGGTTGAAGTGGGTTGACTCACGCTTCCATAGAAAAAAACACAGAAGATAGCGACACTACGCAACTGATGttcaaacaaaaaacgaatACTTTGACATGAATGCGAAATTGTCgtatcaaaacaaaacacttGCTGAAAAAAGCTTTCATCTGTAATATTACGAGTACACTACGTATACTACTACTACGATCTTTCCGAACATTGTACTCCCAAAGCTTCATCgctatggtatggtatggatGGTATGGACACTAAGAGATCTGTATAGAGTGAAATTTTGATGTTAAAATGGAAGTAAAGTTCAAACTGAAGGCCGTCGAGATTTCCAAAAGGAATTATCTTTTTAACCGATTTGTTTAATACTAATTATAAAACGTTATTACTTATGATTACGTGCACAATTTCTGAAAAACTAAATAAAATGTTGGTAATTTGTCCCTAGAAAAAAAGACTTTTCATGTCATTGACCTACGTTTCTGAATATGAGCAAATTCTACACTTCTAACGTACCATATATGGCTATAACTATTTGATagagaaacgagggggaacgttgtgagttgctgctatgaccgcaactctactattatacccgatactttgTAAGTATGGCTTTCCCTCGGCAGACGACGAGTACATTGAGCGACAAAaagtgtgtgagagagagacagaaaatcagtctgaacgtgtcgtcgggcgctgcgaacgaaaattgatttttacccttggctataataataatccgatctgatctaaATTCGGAAATCTGGTacatatggtcattctctatgattgttaatttttattttttagttttcccGTTCActttttgcaattggcaaagccgaccatgaaacgtctgtgttaaagagagacagagcgagaaaacaattaattttattcttcattctggctataataatgatacgatctggTACGATAATGATAGATTCTGCATTCTAGAAGATATAATACTTTTCTTCGATTCTGCGgatggttttctcgtatccttaaaattgtggatgccatagatttcgtcctttgtgggggcggaagagggcagggagaagttttgaaatacacttgtagcagtgacatatcacagaagaatacaaaatgtcgttgctctagctcttaaagtcaatgagcactaggcgctcatagggacggaaagacggacagacagacagggctcaatcgactcggctattgatgctgatcaagaatatatatgtatacttaaTGGAGACGGAAACACTaccttctggacgttaaacacatccattttcaccacaaatctaatatacccattTAATCATTTTGAGAGAACCAGAACCAGCGTAGCAAAACAAAACGTGATGAACGCCAGTGCTAAAAGCTCTCTCTCCCCCAGCGACGACATACCACACACTTCCGATTAGatcttttattatattaagTAATACAATCAGCAAACACCTTGCTAGCATAATGCCACTTCTCTAATTTGGCATGGAACTCGAGGACTTTTTTGTAAATTTCACTTTATATTTAATCAGAATAATACGACTAAAGTAACTAAAGTAAGTTTCATTAAAATGAAAAAATGAGATATCGAAAATATATTTTGTGGATCTGCAACTGATAAAATGAGGAACAGTAGCACAGGTGGGTAATGCACTCGTATTCTATCCTGCAATGGCAAACGGGCTTAGATCCAACCCCTCTCAAAGTATTTAAAGTATTATAATAAATTTCATTGGACACAAGGCAAGCCTTCTCAATCGCATTATTTCGTACGAGGATCGCTTATAGATAAGCCCCATTCATAAAATGATGATGAAAGTATCCCCCCAAATAATTCAATGCCATACATGATCAGAAATGGTTGGAGAATTCCTTTGTTATTGAGAGACATGAGAGGAGAGGAGACCGAGAGAAAGCTCTGGCTATCTGCGACTTGTTTTTGGTGGTCGGTCTATGATAGCTAGAAACCGATAATTACCAAAGCTCTAGAGCTAGAGTCGGTACGCTGCGAACACAAAGCTATATAAAGCTGAATATAAAACTACCAGCTTCTACCCGACTGGCGGCAGTCCACAAAACCCTGTCCAACCAGGCGTATACTTGATTTGCGAGTGTAAACTTTTGTGCGAAACGAATTTCAACAATATGGCTGCCAGCAAAGTACCCGCCTGGATAAATGCGGAAATATTTGAAGATGTTCTCAAGTCAACGGTGCCTGGCTATTCCAAAGTGAAGACCTTCAAGGCTGACAGTGGCTCTGCCGCGGGAGAAAACTACGCAACGATCATGCTGCGTGTCAACATCGAAGTGGAGCTGGAAGGTAATATCCCTTGCCGCTGGAGTGGTGAATTTCCTCCATTTCAAACTTATCTTTTTTCAGATGGAAAAGCCAAGGATGTTTCGTACATGGTGAAGCTGCCCCATCAGCTTGAGTTTTACCAGGAAATGATGAAGAAGACCAACATTTTCGAGACTGAACGCTTGATGTACAATGACGTTGTTCCCGAGATGGAGGCGCTGTACAAGGCAGTGGGCGTAGATTTGATTTTCGGTGCCAGGAGCTACGATTTCAAAGGAGCCAAGAGCGATTATGTTCTGCTGGAGGATCTGGGCCCAAAGGGATTCAAAAATGCTAACCGTCTGGAGGGATTGGATCAGACGCACACGGAAAGAGTTCTGAAGAAGTTGGCACAATGGCATGCGGCCTCGGCCGTGCGTGTGGCCACGAAGGGCTCATATCCGGAGATACTTACCATGGGCTTCTTCAAGGAGGAAAGCAAGCCCATGATGACCGAAATGATTAATGGAATGATGGCGAGATTCCTCAAGGTCTGTGTTACCTTCGAGGGCCACGAGGAGTGGATAGAACAGATTGTAAGTAACCAAATATAATCCTGGAAAAGGTAATTCTGGAAGGTATAGCTGATATCCCACCTCGCCAATTCCAGAAAGCACTTATTCCCGCATCCATAGATGAAATGTACAAAATGGCCAAGATCGATCCCCAAGAGTTTAATGTTCTGAACCATGGAGACTCTTGGTCCAATAACATAATGTTCCAATACGATGCCTTCGGTACGATTAAGGAGGTGTATCTTGTGGATTAT
This region of Drosophila miranda strain MSH22 chromosome 2, D.miranda_PacBio2.1, whole genome shotgun sequence genomic DNA includes:
- the LOC108156934 gene encoding zinc finger protein 208; this encodes MTRTCRICGDANGRNWIETPVEKYAEKTFNQLLLELTKIELTMVQAEKLPHWLCSSCSQKLESAYDFVLQAKQTHKLWLQQLEDTGQIMSCGGALECLRETPIHLFEIEGVTIKTEALESTVADVGNSSSDPLVRTRIKKRTVFHFSDTEDDQDDVPLRHRRTASQANSSSAKLHKCNLCGKSFRYITNLYRHKKRDHGYPGHSKGESSESYQNTQKSAGAAQETSNLEQNDHNDDDDDNDNYYKCDQCDKTYKHIMVLIKHKQNVHETNQLPIQSGPKRRNRRDVGEAASPASSGKSIQRTRISTDTLVHSLIKAVQLSDEDGNSGTDNYYKCDQCHKSYKYIVSLIKHKHKEHSEADKNWDDEDNQPLASTSARASAASGSGSPTKASRINRRVQGFDLHRCEPNGAKEIQCMICLRKFTKLRELRDHLRSHPTDFNFQAHGEPIERIAEGFFKTAVESTVEGLKSRILHDLRMGAFGRFYSITNEARYEMSLDSSDTDSDGDADVVLRRSYACELCDSPEARWPRKYQLHEHHRQLHTWEEAPHVCQRCDSRFLSLQLLEHHTIQLCQNTLKRYMCDKCPQRFFWRKNLRAHLVEHKSKQDNYPCDQCQRSFQDKSAVTKHKLMMHRDEANQLIPCRWCSRTFYRPALLHKHVERHGFTGEDLPLAETLLADAAKPLGPKTVQCKICDLQFVSVADLRRHNAMLGHSERITDYMISTEAGFELLLEDTDDSEDDTTGGRSYSCDLCQMTFRRRREMSEHQYSLHAFDKLPYGCEHCIYKTVDKLMLEHHLRTQCLNNEKPFSCSRCRYKFMWKENLEQHYTIQHSKQPPTQEQSSMPLRRRRRFRYQCPQCWRSFVAQPSLDKHIRDMHVAKRNPGKKYLCSLCGLESLTPNKLNIHMRRHNGEKPFKCDLCDMRFTVHYELKVHRRKHTGERPYQCTFCDKHFARPDKLRRHVYMHSARR
- the LOC108156936 gene encoding uncharacterized protein LOC108156936, yielding MTNQTAPEWVNKQLFNGLLEQTHDNFKAITNFATKAAISEGENYLTIVLRIQIGMQLQDDSEKEVSYILKIPLVNESGDDEFHDLFIAEFEMYDRVIPELEALYASNTSLSPSFKPLHMKFPEMTTKCDYILLEDLRTRGYKNAERTVGLEQFEVEAVLKKLAQWHAASAKRVTDLGEYEQGLRESYFTPEHLKVIEGFNMSFTVPFLECMQKYGLEPGHLLLISDYTSRLTDLYMEFGANDPEELNVLNHGDFWCNNFMFKYKESGEVEDVCFVDFQLPKYGTPAQDLFCLLITSPKFDIKLKKFDYFIEYYYRQLVEHLALLKYKQNAPTLSQLRDNLHKNSLWAFICAQRMLPIVLMPPDVGSNIGNVMGDSEEASAFKRKMFQSPAYVEQIKAILPWLIQHSFIR
- the LOC117187384 gene encoding uncharacterized protein LOC117187384 isoform X2, with amino-acid sequence MAASKVPDWINAEIFEDVLKSTVPGYSKVKTFKADSGSAAGENYATIMLRVNIEVELEDGKAKDVSYMVKLPHQLEFYQEMMKKTNIFETERLMYNDVVPEMEALYKAVGVDLIFGARSYDFKGAKSDYVLLEDLGPKGFKNANRLEGLDQTHTERVLKKLAQWHAASAVRVATKGSYPEILTMGFFKEESKPMMTEMINGMMARFLKVCVTFEGHEEWIEQIKALIPASIDEMYKMAKIDPQEFNVLNHGDSWSNNIMFQYDAFGTIKEVYLVDYQIPKYGTVAQDLLYFLLSSTRLEDKLSKFDYYIKFYHDSLIENLKILKYTKPLPTLRSIHLALLKYGVFGYSVVTGVMSAVLLDPTENASFENFVGDSAAGEAFQLQLYTNPRYRKHIQAILPWLLNRGALEISAPISQ
- the LOC117187384 gene encoding uncharacterized protein LOC117187384 isoform X1, producing MAASKVPDWINAEIFEDVLKSTVPGYSKVKTFKADSGSAAGENYATIMLRVNIEVELEGNIPCRWSGEFPPFQTYLFSDGKAKDVSYMVKLPHQLEFYQEMMKKTNIFETERLMYNDVVPEMEALYKAVGVDLIFGARSYDFKGAKSDYVLLEDLGPKGFKNANRLEGLDQTHTERVLKKLAQWHAASAVRVATKGSYPEILTMGFFKEESKPMMTEMINGMMARFLKVCVTFEGHEEWIEQIKALIPASIDEMYKMAKIDPQEFNVLNHGDSWSNNIMFQYDAFGTIKEVYLVDYQIPKYGTVAQDLLYFLLSSTRLEDKLSKFDYYIKFYHDSLIENLKILKYTKPLPTLRSIHLALLKYGVFGYSVVTGVMSAVLLDPTENASFENFVGDSAAGEAFQLQLYTNPRYRKHIQAILPWLLNRGALEISAPISQ